The proteins below come from a single Paracoccus sp. SCSIO 75233 genomic window:
- a CDS encoding TRAP transporter small permease subunit, producing the protein MLSFIRFADRLSAWFGKTFGWLIMLMTLGVSYEVFVRYVLRSPTAWSLDVSFIMYGTLFMMGGAYTLSRGGHVRGDFLYRLWPVRVQGAVDFVLYLLFFFPGITALILSGWKYSSRSWQYTEVSVNSPAGIPIYQFKSVLVSAGILLFIQGIAQLFRSVIAMRDGVWIAAEEDVEETEELLLREQAERAGIHAD; encoded by the coding sequence ATGCTGTCATTTATCCGCTTTGCCGACCGGCTTTCGGCCTGGTTCGGCAAGACTTTCGGCTGGCTGATCATGCTGATGACACTCGGCGTCAGCTATGAGGTGTTCGTCCGCTATGTGCTGCGCAGCCCGACCGCGTGGTCGCTGGATGTGTCCTTCATCATGTACGGCACTTTGTTCATGATGGGCGGTGCCTATACGCTGTCGCGCGGCGGCCATGTGCGGGGCGATTTCCTGTATCGGCTGTGGCCGGTGCGGGTGCAGGGTGCCGTCGACTTCGTGCTGTATCTGCTGTTCTTTTTCCCCGGCATCACGGCGCTGATCCTGTCTGGCTGGAAATACTCCAGCCGCTCCTGGCAATATACCGAGGTCAGCGTGAACAGCCCTGCGGGCATCCCGATCTATCAGTTCAAATCGGTGCTGGTCTCCGCCGGAATCCTGCTGTTCATTCAGGGCATTGCGCAATTGTTCCGCAGCGTGATCGCCATGCGGGACGGAGTCTGGATCGCCGCCGAGGAGGATGTCGAGGAGACCGAAGAGCTGCTGCTGCGCGAACAGGCCGAAAGGGCCGGCATTCATGCGGACTGA
- a CDS encoding TRAP transporter large permease subunit → MTDPQIALMMLGIFILLVFLGFPIAFTLMALGIGFGYYAYFDAGRMWRAYDRLPEDADWLTQKWTWLEGLYNNRIFDLFINQTYTVMSNEVLTAVPLFLFMGYIVERANIVDRLFSTLAIASRRMPGSMGVAALITCALFATATGIVGAVVTLMGLLALPAMLKARYDPRFASGIICAGGTLGILIPPSIMLIVYAAASGVSIVRLYAGAMLPGLVLVGLYLTYVIGRSILQPSVAPRPSEDEVPSVPTGKLLWMLVTSFFPLAFLITAVLGSILFGLATPTEAAAIGALGGLLLALVYRALTFQRLRESVYLTVRTTAMVCWLFVGSYTFSSVFSYLGGEQVISEFVSSLDLTPLQFLLLAQLIIFLLGWPLEWSEIIIIFVPIFLPLLPMFGVDPLFFGILVALNLQTSFLTPPMAMSAYYLKGIAPAEVKLTDIFAGVMPFLLMVFIAMAIMYLYPDIVYILPNMIYGS, encoded by the coding sequence GTGACCGACCCACAGATCGCCCTGATGATGCTGGGCATCTTCATCCTGCTGGTTTTCCTTGGCTTCCCGATCGCCTTCACGCTGATGGCGCTTGGGATCGGCTTTGGCTACTACGCCTATTTCGATGCCGGACGGATGTGGCGCGCCTATGACCGGCTGCCCGAGGATGCCGACTGGCTGACCCAGAAATGGACATGGCTTGAGGGGTTATACAATAACCGCATCTTCGACCTGTTCATCAACCAGACCTATACGGTCATGTCGAACGAGGTGCTGACAGCAGTGCCGCTGTTCCTGTTCATGGGCTATATCGTCGAGCGGGCGAATATCGTGGACCGGCTGTTTTCGACGCTGGCCATCGCCTCGCGCCGGATGCCGGGCTCTATGGGCGTGGCCGCGCTGATCACCTGCGCGCTGTTCGCGACGGCGACCGGGATCGTGGGCGCTGTCGTGACGCTGATGGGTCTGCTGGCGCTGCCGGCGATGCTGAAGGCGCGCTACGATCCGCGCTTTGCCAGCGGCATCATCTGCGCGGGCGGCACGCTGGGCATCCTGATCCCGCCCTCGATCATGCTGATCGTCTATGCCGCCGCCTCGGGCGTCTCCATCGTGCGGCTTTATGCCGGGGCGATGCTGCCGGGGTTGGTGCTGGTGGGGCTTTATCTGACCTATGTCATCGGGCGGTCAATCCTGCAGCCCTCGGTCGCGCCGCGACCCAGTGAGGATGAGGTGCCCTCGGTCCCGACCGGAAAGCTGCTGTGGATGCTGGTCACTTCCTTCTTTCCGCTGGCCTTCCTGATCACCGCCGTGCTCGGCTCGATCCTTTTCGGTCTGGCCACCCCGACCGAGGCCGCCGCCATCGGTGCGCTTGGCGGGCTTTTGCTGGCACTTGTTTACCGCGCGCTCACCTTCCAGAGATTGCGGGAATCGGTCTATCTCACGGTACGAACGACGGCGATGGTGTGCTGGCTTTTCGTCGGCTCCTACACCTTCAGTTCAGTCTTCTCCTATCTGGGCGGAGAGCAGGTGATCTCCGAATTCGTCAGCAGCCTCGATCTGACGCCGCTGCAATTCCTGCTGCTCGCGCAGCTTATCATCTTCCTGCTCGGCTGGCCGCTGGAATGGTCGGAGATCATTATCATCTTCGTGCCGATCTTCCTGCCGCTTCTGCCGATGTTCGGGGTCGATCCGCTGTTCTTCGGCATTCTCGTGGCGCTGAACCTGCAGACATCGTTCCTGACACCACCGATGGCGATGTCGGCCTATTATCTGAAAGGGATCGCACCGGCCGAGGTGAAGCTCACCGACATCTTCGCAGGCGTGATGCCGTTCCTGCTGATGGTCTTCATCGCGATGGCGATCATGTATCTCTATCCCGATATCGTCTACATCCTGCCGAATATGATCTATGGCTCCTGA
- a CDS encoding amidase, with amino-acid sequence MAPDPAQLGAVQLRDLIASGAISAEAATAACLRRIAETEPQLKAWAYVDGEHALAQARALDARRKSGAQIGALHGVPVGIKDVIDTAGMPTEYGSPLGKGRVPREDAHLVARLRAAGAVIIGKTVTTEMAFLQPSESRNPHDVSRSPGGSSSGSAVAVAAGQVPLAVGTQTGGSVIRPASYCGIIGFKPSFGLIGRSGVLTQSPFLDTVGGFARSLEDAALLVEAMAGHDPQDTASLPIPVPRLLGAAGDAPPLAPLLAVMTLPGATPVMEDALAELTDELGDRAARVDPPPGLAEADQIRRRINLAEMAKCYYPFERKGRDKLSDHLRTALDEGKDILARDYLSALDWRQVLNAGLEELLTRCDAILCPAATGPAPPLSEATTGSAAMNGPWTLCGVPALSLPLLHDENGLPMGVQLIGRRGEDARLMRVANWLSNRLMPDAAQEEEQAT; translated from the coding sequence ATGGCTCCTGATCCCGCACAGCTTGGCGCGGTGCAACTCCGCGACCTCATCGCCTCGGGAGCAATCTCGGCGGAGGCGGCGACAGCAGCATGTCTGCGCCGCATCGCCGAGACGGAACCGCAGTTGAAGGCCTGGGCCTATGTCGATGGCGAGCATGCCCTGGCACAGGCCCGCGCACTCGACGCGCGGCGCAAATCCGGCGCACAGATCGGGGCGCTGCATGGCGTGCCGGTCGGGATCAAGGATGTGATCGACACGGCAGGAATGCCGACCGAATATGGCAGCCCCCTCGGCAAGGGGCGCGTCCCGCGTGAGGACGCGCATCTCGTCGCGCGGCTTCGCGCGGCAGGCGCAGTCATCATCGGCAAGACCGTCACGACAGAGATGGCGTTCCTGCAACCCTCGGAAAGCCGCAACCCCCATGACGTCAGCCGCTCTCCGGGTGGCTCATCGTCGGGTTCGGCAGTCGCGGTCGCTGCCGGTCAGGTGCCACTCGCCGTCGGCACGCAGACCGGCGGGTCGGTGATCCGCCCGGCCTCATATTGCGGCATCATCGGCTTCAAGCCCAGTTTTGGCCTGATCGGTCGCAGCGGGGTGCTGACCCAATCGCCCTTCCTCGATACGGTCGGCGGCTTCGCCCGCTCGCTCGAAGATGCAGCGCTGCTGGTTGAAGCGATGGCAGGCCATGACCCACAAGACACGGCCAGCCTGCCCATCCCGGTCCCGCGCCTGCTTGGCGCTGCGGGCGACGCCCCGCCGCTAGCACCCTTGCTGGCCGTCATGACCCTGCCGGGTGCCACGCCGGTGATGGAGGACGCGCTGGCCGAACTGACCGATGAACTGGGCGACCGCGCTGCCCGCGTCGATCCCCCGCCCGGCCTTGCCGAGGCCGATCAGATCCGCCGCCGCATCAACCTCGCCGAAATGGCGAAATGCTACTACCCGTTTGAGCGGAAGGGGCGCGATAAGCTGTCGGATCATCTCCGCACCGCACTTGACGAGGGCAAGGATATTCTCGCGCGCGACTATCTCTCCGCCCTCGATTGGCGACAGGTGCTGAACGCCGGGCTGGAGGAGTTGCTGACCCGCTGCGACGCCATTCTCTGCCCTGCCGCAACCGGCCCTGCCCCGCCCCTGTCGGAGGCCACGACCGGCTCCGCCGCCATGAACGGGCCGTGGACGCTCTGCGGCGTACCGGCACTGAGCCTTCCGCTGCTCCACGACGAAAACGGCCTTCCGATGGGCGTTCAGCTTATCGGCAGACGCGGCGAGGATGCACGGTTGATGCGTGTCGCGAACTGGTTGAGCAACAGATTAATGCCCGATGCCGCGCAAGAAGAGGAGCAAGCAACATAA
- a CDS encoding NAD(P)-dependent oxidoreductase, whose product MKIGFIGLGTMGRGIAANILKAEHGLAVYDINKAAADELLEAGASWADSPKSLAEGVEIVFSSLPRPSDVIDVYEGGNGLSAGLAAGKIWFDLSTNSVETVRKLHAELSTRGVRFLDAPVSGGPAGAASGQLAVWVGGDRAAFDRARPVLDTFSDHARYVGEIGAGSIAKLVHNLTATVMMQAIAEGMTIGVKAGLEPLQLYEALRAGATGRARSFDSIHRRWLPENLDPASFQLSLLHKDVKLAVEMARQVGVPSRLSQLALEDMTEALNRGWGARDAQSVLLLQQERAGLGSFGLTQKAIDDVMKE is encoded by the coding sequence ATGAAAATCGGATTTATTGGACTCGGCACAATGGGTCGCGGCATTGCGGCCAATATCCTAAAGGCCGAACATGGACTTGCCGTATACGACATAAACAAGGCTGCAGCCGATGAACTTCTCGAAGCCGGAGCCTCTTGGGCCGACTCTCCGAAGTCTCTCGCTGAAGGCGTTGAAATTGTATTTTCGTCCCTGCCCCGGCCGTCGGATGTTATCGACGTTTATGAAGGCGGTAACGGTCTTAGCGCGGGGTTGGCAGCAGGCAAGATATGGTTTGATCTTTCTACGAACTCTGTTGAAACAGTGCGGAAACTGCACGCCGAACTTTCTACTCGTGGGGTCCGCTTTCTGGATGCCCCTGTATCAGGCGGACCAGCAGGCGCGGCAAGCGGGCAACTTGCCGTCTGGGTTGGTGGTGACCGGGCAGCTTTTGACAGGGCACGGCCGGTTCTGGATACATTCTCCGATCATGCGCGGTATGTTGGCGAGATAGGTGCCGGCTCGATTGCGAAACTCGTCCATAATCTAACCGCTACTGTCATGATGCAAGCCATTGCTGAGGGCATGACCATCGGCGTGAAGGCCGGACTTGAGCCGCTCCAACTCTATGAGGCGCTTCGCGCGGGAGCCACCGGTCGAGCACGGTCTTTTGATAGCATTCACCGAAGATGGTTGCCTGAGAACCTCGATCCAGCCAGTTTTCAGCTTAGTTTGTTGCACAAGGACGTAAAGCTTGCAGTTGAGATGGCACGGCAGGTTGGGGTGCCGTCTCGGCTGTCTCAACTGGCGCTCGAAGATATGACGGAAGCACTGAACCGCGGTTGGGGAGCGCGGGATGCTCAGAGTGTGCTTTTGCTTCAGCAAGAGCGTGCGGGGCTTGGATCATTTGGGCTGACGCAAAAAGCCATTGATGACGTCATGAAGGAATAA
- a CDS encoding TRAP transporter substrate-binding protein translates to MKFGTILLAGCTMCASSLTAFAQEEITLRHGTFLPANVNGTVQGSQVFIDELARLTDENVKIEFYPAEQAGKSREALELVKVGAIDIYEIGTAYFSGSDVPLWGLLEAPNLVESTCDATRAMRAVGDPGGILWQTQYEPLGIRILSYYVYPQFSLSASRMKVTEVSDLKGMKLRNGGGLMERTVFELGGVPVGITGPETQQALQRGTIDSWMGSYPSVRDYGYYRYVDYGVAGFPMGTAGIFAAMSESKFQALPEDIQSALIEAGKKAEENFCAFMDVDQIKAIEDLQTEEYGMEIYTWTAEQVEELAQITSGVVDKWVDDLEGRGIPARDALEQYRAALPN, encoded by the coding sequence ATGAAGTTCGGAACCATACTGCTTGCTGGCTGTACGATGTGCGCATCGTCGCTCACGGCGTTTGCTCAGGAAGAAATCACCCTGCGTCACGGCACGTTTCTTCCTGCAAATGTGAACGGAACGGTTCAGGGCAGCCAAGTTTTCATTGATGAATTGGCTCGTTTGACCGACGAAAACGTAAAGATCGAATTCTATCCCGCCGAGCAGGCGGGAAAATCACGTGAAGCACTCGAACTGGTTAAGGTCGGTGCCATCGATATCTACGAGATCGGCACAGCATATTTCAGCGGCTCTGACGTTCCGCTCTGGGGGCTGCTTGAAGCTCCAAATCTGGTCGAGTCGACCTGTGATGCTACGCGAGCGATGCGTGCCGTTGGCGATCCGGGCGGAATTCTGTGGCAGACGCAATATGAGCCGCTCGGGATTCGAATTCTGTCATATTATGTTTACCCGCAATTCAGCCTGTCAGCGTCTCGGATGAAGGTCACCGAAGTCTCTGATCTTAAAGGCATGAAACTGCGCAACGGTGGCGGGCTGATGGAGAGGACTGTTTTCGAGTTGGGGGGCGTCCCTGTCGGCATAACCGGACCCGAGACTCAACAGGCCCTTCAGCGCGGAACAATCGATTCCTGGATGGGTTCTTATCCGTCTGTCCGCGATTACGGCTATTATCGATATGTGGACTATGGCGTCGCAGGCTTCCCCATGGGTACGGCCGGAATTTTTGCGGCCATGTCTGAGAGCAAGTTTCAGGCACTTCCCGAGGATATTCAGAGCGCTCTTATAGAAGCCGGAAAAAAAGCCGAGGAAAATTTCTGCGCGTTTATGGATGTAGACCAAATCAAAGCGATAGAGGACCTGCAGACCGAGGAATACGGCATGGAGATCTACACTTGGACTGCGGAACAAGTTGAAGAACTTGCGCAGATTACTTCAGGAGTGGTCGACAAGTGGGTGGATGATCTGGAAGGTCGTGGGATTCCCGCGCGCGATGCGCTGGAGCAATACCGCGCCGCCCTGCCAAACTGA
- a CDS encoding TRAP transporter small permease, translating into MAKNSTSGLISFSRKILGLIDSFMGKIESVILTIAAVAALLAMCVISLDALGRYLFNQPLIITIDLISRYLLPIIMLSTASVVLRQSKHISVDLFAMLLPYRLYLLLLGIGMLVAVPVFWIMAWRVAHSAAQSFEAGSVTYGLIPWPIWVEQAIYAVCIGLLEIRIVQVAIANLFAAITGETSIGIPLVNAHDDPLEEGV; encoded by the coding sequence ATGGCCAAGAATAGCACGTCAGGACTCATTTCATTTTCGCGCAAAATACTTGGGCTAATCGACAGCTTCATGGGCAAAATTGAATCCGTAATTCTGACTATTGCGGCAGTTGCAGCGTTGCTTGCAATGTGCGTCATCTCTCTTGATGCACTCGGAAGATATCTTTTCAACCAACCCCTGATCATAACGATAGATCTGATTTCACGCTATTTGCTGCCAATCATCATGTTATCGACGGCAAGTGTCGTTCTGCGGCAGTCGAAGCACATCTCGGTCGATCTATTTGCAATGTTATTGCCCTATCGTCTGTATTTACTGCTTCTGGGGATAGGAATGCTGGTCGCCGTTCCAGTGTTCTGGATCATGGCCTGGCGTGTCGCCCATTCTGCGGCGCAAAGCTTTGAGGCGGGCAGCGTTACTTACGGGCTTATACCTTGGCCAATCTGGGTTGAGCAGGCGATCTACGCTGTGTGTATAGGGCTACTCGAAATCCGGATTGTTCAGGTCGCAATCGCCAATCTTTTTGCGGCAATTACTGGGGAAACTTCCATCGGCATTCCATTGGTGAATGCGCATGATGATCCGCTTGAGGAGGGTGTCTGA
- a CDS encoding TRAP transporter large permease — MALAAGFILLVVLMVVGMPVAIALSISGAVGLYLVGGVDLAAGIVAATPLGSVNGFEWVMLPMFILMANLVMISGIGQDMFDIAKIWVGRIPGGLAHATAITGAGFGAISGSSTAAAATLASTTIPGMIKQGYNPQLAAGVVAISGTLSMLIPPSGAMVIYALLADMSVAHLLIAGVIPGLLVTLTIVLTVLFLIWRHPEHGPSAESYSWGEKIRSLRKAWTFMLLFAAVTVVIYTGVATPTEASALGALTALALSVLRGVTFKQVLNAARSAVETSCMLALIIVGAHLFVYFLTMTQAAQGLIGFLAEAGIDRFWILLFVLLMYLVLGCFMDLIAMLILTIPIVVPLMDSLGYDLIWVAILTIIMGEIGVLTPPLGMNVYVISSTTGMKLGDVFRGSVPHVIAHLILLAVLVAFPALVTWLPSTMD; from the coding sequence ATGGCACTGGCAGCTGGCTTTATTCTACTAGTGGTTTTGATGGTTGTGGGAATGCCTGTGGCCATCGCACTTTCCATTTCCGGTGCAGTGGGACTTTATCTCGTCGGGGGTGTGGATCTTGCCGCGGGCATTGTCGCCGCGACGCCGCTGGGTTCGGTCAACGGTTTTGAATGGGTCATGCTTCCAATGTTCATCCTCATGGCAAATCTGGTCATGATAAGTGGAATTGGCCAGGACATGTTCGATATTGCCAAGATCTGGGTTGGGCGCATTCCGGGCGGGTTGGCGCATGCGACAGCTATTACCGGCGCTGGATTCGGCGCCATTTCTGGATCGAGTACGGCCGCCGCCGCGACTTTGGCCTCGACAACCATTCCAGGAATGATCAAGCAGGGCTACAATCCACAGCTTGCGGCAGGCGTTGTGGCGATATCTGGCACACTATCCATGCTAATTCCGCCAAGCGGTGCCATGGTCATCTACGCTTTGCTGGCCGATATGAGCGTTGCACATCTTCTGATTGCCGGGGTCATCCCAGGACTACTGGTCACGCTTACCATTGTGCTGACTGTACTGTTTCTGATCTGGCGACATCCAGAGCATGGACCAAGCGCGGAAAGCTATAGCTGGGGCGAAAAGATCCGTTCTTTGCGGAAAGCTTGGACTTTCATGCTTCTTTTTGCTGCGGTTACAGTGGTTATTTATACTGGTGTCGCCACGCCAACGGAGGCATCAGCTCTTGGTGCGTTGACGGCGCTCGCCCTGTCTGTTTTGCGCGGGGTGACATTCAAGCAGGTTTTAAACGCTGCACGTAGCGCAGTGGAAACCAGTTGCATGCTCGCATTGATCATCGTGGGAGCGCATCTTTTTGTCTACTTTCTGACAATGACACAGGCCGCGCAGGGGCTAATCGGGTTCTTGGCCGAAGCAGGTATTGACCGTTTCTGGATTCTCCTTTTTGTGCTGCTGATGTATCTCGTATTGGGTTGCTTCATGGACCTGATCGCCATGCTTATCCTTACAATTCCTATCGTTGTGCCTCTGATGGATAGTCTTGGCTACGATCTTATCTGGGTCGCGATACTGACGATTATCATGGGAGAGATAGGGGTTCTGACCCCACCACTAGGTATGAACGTTTACGTGATCTCAAGTACGACTGGAATGAAGCTAGGAGATGTTTTCCGCGGATCTGTGCCGCATGTCATAGCACATCTTATACTTCTTGCAGTTCTGGTCGCTTTTCCTGCGCTGGTTACTTGGCTGCCGTCCACGATGGATTGA
- a CDS encoding IS481 family transposase, whose product MGQIRHGSATTTHAVRAAIQRTQASIAELSRELGINPKTVAKWRKRHTVEDRKTGPRAPRSGILSKEEEAMIVAFRRHTLLPLDDCLYALQPSISHLTRSSLHRCLQRHGISRLPDIAGDKPKRQKFKRYPIGFFHIDIAEVWTEEGKLYLFVAIDRTSKFAAAQLVEKANRKTAWEFLEHLLEAVPYRIHTILTDNGIQFAEQPRNRNTAHSRPMRFDMICDANGIEHRLTKPNHPWTNGQVERMNRTIKEATVKRYHYDGHAQLRGHLSDFLDAYNFARRLKTLSGLTPYECICKIWTSEPDRFILNPIHQMPGLNN is encoded by the coding sequence ATGGGCCAAATTCGTCACGGCAGCGCCACGACCACGCACGCGGTCAGAGCAGCAATACAGCGAACGCAAGCTTCGATCGCGGAGCTGAGCCGTGAGCTGGGCATCAACCCCAAGACGGTCGCGAAGTGGCGAAAACGGCATACGGTCGAGGATCGGAAGACTGGCCCGCGGGCGCCGCGCTCAGGCATTCTCAGCAAAGAAGAGGAAGCCATGATCGTCGCGTTCCGGCGGCACACGTTACTGCCACTGGACGACTGTCTTTATGCCCTGCAGCCGTCAATATCGCATCTCACGCGCTCCTCTCTGCATCGATGCCTGCAGCGGCATGGAATATCGCGCTTGCCGGATATCGCGGGTGACAAACCGAAGCGGCAGAAGTTCAAGCGCTACCCGATCGGCTTCTTCCACATCGACATTGCGGAGGTCTGGACCGAAGAGGGCAAACTCTATCTCTTTGTGGCCATCGACCGAACAAGCAAATTCGCGGCGGCACAGTTGGTCGAGAAAGCCAACCGCAAGACAGCCTGGGAGTTCCTTGAACACCTTCTGGAAGCCGTGCCCTATCGCATCCATACGATCCTGACCGATAACGGCATCCAGTTCGCAGAGCAGCCCCGAAACAGAAACACTGCCCATTCTCGGCCCATGCGTTTCGACATGATATGCGATGCCAACGGGATTGAGCACCGGCTGACCAAGCCAAACCATCCCTGGACCAACGGACAGGTCGAACGGATGAACCGCACGATCAAAGAGGCCACGGTGAAACGCTATCACTACGACGGCCACGCGCAGTTGCGTGGACATCTCTCCGACTTCCTTGATGCCTATAACTTTGCCCGCAGATTGAAGACGCTCAGCGGCCTCACGCCCTACGAATGCATCTGCAAAATCTGGACATCAGAACCAGATCGATTCATCCTAAATCCGATCCACCAGATGCCGGGACTGAACAACTAG